A genome region from Plasmodium vinckei vinckei genome assembly, chromosome: PVVCY_07 includes the following:
- a CDS encoding translation initiation factor IF-2, putative gives MSRANIKKFDDPNLWIYEHVIKKGKQIQNDSEFNKELLKKAREKLKLILKDSKKYDTKLKELDNRKHTTLNYMRANKKIDPNSFIFNPYKEKNKSLDIKNFFNYQNEEQKYNNNNSELCNNKDMSNVRNNLEGSKKKHIINIMDKIKESNIKKISFFFNNHVNYYDTHLKEKYMNEILKKNEKKNDIEKDDIHYSIINNEHSPKTQENNYWFENSINIKDGPNLNSVKNLSHNISTETVYNSSIFNEDPFDEDHIIDNGSAETVYKQMGSKERSSHNLNDKNINDVEKKRPKKNNNSGISEKVNTILLYNNMGISSDCTVGGSNSLLSILEKLKEKKNNKNMEIINKTELPNFVVNNFEETLYHSKEEGKKNVEIKDESDKNYYYKKGVEESINKIKEDEKRDNSSNQYKYLDSNNITIYNLSKHINIDENKIINVCKYILDNDYISKYTKLEKEVAELICEELNVLDKLKYSCIDLKKRNPIVTILGHVDHGKTTLLDCFRNSNIAKNEVGGITQKLGAFEIVDKKKKKKITFLDTPGHNVFKTIRKRCVQCTDLIVLVISAEDGIMNETIECLELAQKYNIPLIIAVNKIDKCNSENDTTSKIETLSKALLRYNIITENENGHVPIIPISAKKNINIDLLQNTIFNVSDKLNLMSDYGNLCSAYLLEKKVDQTKGKILTVICKSGILKVGAYILVDHTYTKIKKIYNSYDKPVKEAYPSEVAQIVCPISFTDNNNLKYGDMILEMSSLKNAQRVAKYKLKMAQYNLMNEAYLEKNEGHGTSNSFVLPQIPIIIKTCDEGSLSAILEGLNEYSKKEKNEKYCNIFNFVERNYINKNVLNDEKITDKDIFKNWKPFKIITKGVGTLNISDLKFCEYINPCFIFSFNIDINSSIQKNIDNMNGIILRSHNIIYELFNDIENICNFYFDSLHLYEPVSKMTINKTGYYSIKNSKGNSTKKSRRVVLSVDIKEGVCNSSHTYNIIRNKEIIHKNLTILSMQKNKQNTNELTKTCNANAIIFNTSSEDFLVGDEIIALKKTTRPPLFGKIKSFDLAS, from the coding sequence ATGAGCAGGGCCAACATAAAAAAGTTCGATGATCCAAATTTATGGATATATGAAcatgttataaaaaaggggAAGCAAATACAAAATGATAGTGAATTTAATAAGGagcttttaaaaaaagctcgtgaaaaattaaaactaATTTTAAAggattcaaaaaaatatgacactaaattaaaagaactAGATAATCGAAAACACACaacattaaattatatgcgagcaaataaaaagatTGATCctaattcatttatttttaatccatacaaagaaaaaaataaaagtttagatataaaaaatttttttaactatcaaaatgaagaacaaaaatataataataataattctgaattatgtaataataaagatatgTCTAATGTAAGGAATAATTTAGAGggtagtaaaaaaaaacatattataaatataatggataaaataaaagaaagtAACATTAAGAagatatcttttttttttaataaccatgtaaattattatgatacACATTTAAAAGAGAAATACATGaatgaaattttaaaaaaaaatgaaaaaaaaaacgatatAGAAAAAGATGATATTCATTACtcaataattaataatgagCATTCTCCTAAAACTCAGGAGAATAATTATTGGTTTGAAAATAGTATTAACATAAAAGATGGTCCCAATTTGAATAGcgtaaaaaatttatccCATAATATATCTACTGAAACGGTATATAATTCGAGCATATTTAATGAGGACCCCTTTGATGAGGACCATATTATAGACAATGGTTCTGCTGAAACAGTTTACAAACAAATGGGTAGCAAAGAAAGAAGTTCCCACAATTTAaacgataaaaatataaatgatgttgaaaaaaaacgaccaaaaaaaaataataattcaggGATTTCTGAAAAGGttaatacaattttattgtatAACAATATGGGTATTTCTTCTGATTGTACAGTTGGGGGATCAAATTCTTTGTTATCTATATTAGAAAAattgaaagaaaaaaaaaataataaaaatatggaaataattaataaaacagAACTGCCTAATTTTGTAGTAAACAACTTTGAAGAGACATTATATCATAGTAAGGAAGAAGGAAAGAAAAATGTTGAAATCAAAGATGAGagtgataaaaattattattataaaaagggGGTTGAAgaaagtataaataaaattaaagaagaTGAAAAACGAGATAATTCATCGaatcaatataaatatcttgatagtaataatataacaatatataatcttagtaaacatataaatattgatgaaaataaaataataaatgtatgtaaatatatattagataatgattatataagtaaatatacaaaattagaAAAGGAAGTAGCAGAATTAATATGTGAAGAACTTAATGTGTtagataaattaaaatatagttgtatagatttaaaaaaaaggaatccAATAGTTACTATATTGGGACATGTAGATCATGGAAAAACAACATTATTAGATTGTTTTAGAAATTCAAATATTGCAAAAAATGAGGTTGGTGGTATTACACAAAAGTTAGGAGCATTTGAAATagttgataaaaaaaaaaaaaaaaaaattacatttttagaTACCCCTGGTCataatgtatttaaaacaattcGAAAAAGATGTGTACAATGTACTGATTTAATTGTTTTAGTAATATCAGCAGAAGATGGAATCATGAATGAAACAATTGAATGTTTAGAATTAgcacaaaaatataatatacctTTAATTATAGcagttaataaaatagataaATGTAATAGTGAAAATGATACTACATCAAAAATTGAAACTCTTTCGAAAGCTTTGCTTCGATATAACATTATAactgaaaatgaaaatgggCATGTTCCTATTATTCCTATATctgctaaaaaaaatataaatatagacttattacaaaatacaatatttaatgttagtgataaattaaatttaatgtcTGATTATGGCAATCTATGTTCTGCTTATCTTTTAGAAAAGAAAGTAGATCAAACAAAAGGGAAAATATTAACTGTTATATGTAAATCTGGCATATTAAAAGTTGgggcatatatattagttGATCATAcctatacaaaaataaaaaaaatttataatagttATGATAAGCCAGTGAAGGAAGCTTATCCTTCAGAGGTTGCCCAAATTGTTTGTCCCATATCATTTactgataataataatttaaagtATGGTGATATGATTCTTGAAATGAGTAGCTTGAAAAATGCGCAGAGGGTTGCTAAGTATAAACTCAAGATGGCCCAGTACAACCTAATGAATGAGGCatatttggaaaaaaaCGAAGGGCATGGGACATCTAACAGTTTTGTACTTCCACAAATTccaattattataaagaCATGTGATGAGGGAAGTTTAAGTGCAATTTTAGAAGGACTTAATGAATATAGCAAAAAAGAGAAGAATGAAAAATActgtaatatatttaattttgttgaacggaattatattaacaaaaatgtactaaatgatgaaaaaataacagataaagatatttttaaaaattggaaaccttttaaaattattacaaaagGAGTAGGAACATTAAATATTAgtgatttaaaattttgtgaatatataaatccatgctttatattttcatttaatattgatataaatagtagtatacaaaaaaatattgataatatgAATGGGATAATATTAAGGTctcataatataatatatgaattatttaatgatattgaaaatatttgtaacttttattttgattctTTACATTTATATGAGCCTGTTTCAAAAATGACAATTAATAAAACAGGATATtattctataaaaaatagtaaaggAAATAGTACCAAAAAAAGTAGGAGAGTTGTTTTATCTGTTGATATTAAAGAGGGTGTATGTAATTCATCacacacatataatattattagaaataaagaaattattcataaaaatctGACAATCTTATcaatgcaaaaaaataaacaaaatacaAATGAGCTAACTAAAACATGTAATGCAAATGccatcatttttaatacatcCTCTGAAGATTTTTTAGTTGGGGATGAAATAATTGcactaaaaaaaactacAAGACCGCCACTttttggaaaaataaaatcttTCGATTTGGCTAGTTAG
- a CDS encoding ATP-dependent RNA helicase DBP10, putative: MKLKKAKSKKNKRKGNDNNNSSKSNYGKGKKIKIEKNYKKNNEIKGSKFHKNSKEKRINKLTGKLNKKPSENSVESSKKRYSWLFNKTEKDHDNIKNNGINNGINSDADSDEDSDVDSDKRKGVKKKFVLYKKRKNKGKVVLSCFQNLGLSKEMCKSISSNLKYNRPTDIQKLCIPKILNKKDVICISKTGSGKSLVYLSTLIDMLREHSKFFGIRGLIILPTKELVIQIYKLAKKICTNYFNLKINIIIGGISLCKQFEILKENIDILICTPGRLSYILDETKLSLEKVEVIIIDEADRLLELNYYNDMNNIYKCLGNKNLNKQTILISATLPTNVENYFKLKLNNPEIVFVNSDNNISSQINLHFLFCRSYEKYAILIKLILLFKQKQLGKTIIFFCTKYHILFFSKILNFLKINHSILYGNSDTSFRFNQINNFTKHDDIQFLLVTDLASRGINITSVQNVINYNLPFSPKIFLHRIGRACRTEGQSGYGISIVTYQDILYAYEICFFIGKKLKFIKEGTSGSPRSYEGQPDQTTEQDADQTTDQAAEKTTEETAEETSYQTATTLVPQTESPEKETPNEGKENNVYLGAIHNISEYLELIDNAKKMDTELISLNKSIDLSYKLYYSMRPKVSKYASTKFIKKIKKIGGIYKLCLLKHPNPIYDMPENEEAKKSETENKNDDVMNEIDNVFKNLTNFLKNNPNSTNVKVDDPDHPTLEETQKNSDTPQDEFQPTNINTNLDNELNDDPNLEPYNNMDSYQHFPENYVESFLHGFQYSSNTKLKNISEEIKDKLDKLKEKIKKNKNTKNNSISNDINGLLDTITLGLNNEEIQNWDDDELEYNNNIDQANILNEKKNKKKLSKRAKNKLKKENNITSPDDIQKKKDISLDEILKKINDKKMKRDSNNKILELNTPGFDLLPDEEDELNKQRFIKKNVWDKKKNKFVLTEVDTFQTDKKNNKKIDGKNSSDQNTSIYQKWVKRTKNRIKNVGELEDNYDKKNKIKEIYIENQKNYEQDMKETNLNVLKETHPEITEALSKNIKLTKKQQRIYKKYITGKYNNQDTNELKTLNQIQQDKKKELKRKLKTDRGFRAKYAHLMKKKHQRKLEEMKNLKSARSKSLAIIRRKIGKR; this comes from the coding sequence ATGAAACTGAAAAAAGCAAAGAGtaagaaaaacaaaagaaaagGAAATGACAACAATAATAGTAGTAAAAGCAACTAtggaaaaggaaaaaaaataaaaatcgaaaaaaattataaaaaaaataatgaaataaaaggtagcaaatttcataaaaatagtaaagaAAAACggataaacaaattaaccGGAAAACTAAATAAGAAGCCTAGTGAAAACTCTGTAGAAAgttcaaaaaaaagatactCCTGGTTATTCAATAAAACTGAAAAGGAtcatgataatataaaaaataatggcaTAAATAATGGCATAAATAGTGATGCAGATAGTGATGAAGATAGCGACGTAGATAGTGACAAACGTAAAggagtgaaaaaaaagtttgtGCTATATAAAAAACGTAAAAACAAAGGGAAAGTTGTTTTAAGCTGCTTTCAAAACTTAGGATTAAGCAAAGAAATGTGTAAAAGTATAAGCAgcaatttaaaatataatagacCAACagatatacaaaaattatgtatccctaaaattttaaataaaaaagatgtTATATGTATTAGTAAGACAGGATCAGGAAAGTCACTTGTATATTTAAGCACATTAATAGATATGCTAAGAGAACATAGTAAATTTTTTGGGATTCGAggtttaataatattaccaACAAAAGAATTagttatacaaatatataaactagcaaaaaaaatatgtacaaattattttaatttaaaaataaatataataataggaGGAATAAGTTTATGCAAACAATTTGAAATACTCAAAGAAAATATCGATATACTTATATGTACACCCGGAAgattatcatatatacttgatgaaacaaaattaaGCTTAGAAAAAGTAGaagttattattattgatgAAGCAGATAGATTATTAGAACTCAACTATTACAATGAcatgaataatatatataaatgcttaggaaataaaaatttaaataaacagACAATATTAATTAGTGCAACCCTACCAACTAATgttgaaaattattttaaattaaaattaaataatccTGAAATTGTATTTGTTAATTCAGACAATAATATAAGTTCACAAAttaatttacattttttattttgtagatcctatgaaaaatatgctatacttattaaattaattttattatttaaacaaaaGCAATTAGGAAaaactattattttcttttgtactaaatatcatattttattttttagtaaaatcttaaactttttaaaaattaatcattcaatattatatggAAATTCAGATACATCTTTCCGATTTaatcaaattaataattttacaaaacaTGATGATAtccaatttttattagttaCAGATCTAGCATCAAGAGGTATTAATATTACATCCGTTCaaaatgttataaattACAATCTTCCATTTTCTcccaaaatatttttacatcgAATTGGTAGAGCATGTAGAACGGAAGGCCAATCCGGCTATGGCATATCCATAGTCACATACCaagatattttatatgcatatgaaatttgcttttttattggaaaaaaattaaaattcaTAAAGGAAGGCACAAGCGGTTCTCCCCGTTCCTATGAGGGACAACCAGATCAAACTACTGAACAAGATGCAGATCAAACTACTGACCAAGCTGCAGAGAAAACTACTGAAGAAACAGCCGAGGAAACTTCCTACCAAACTGCAACGACCCTAGTACCTCAAACTGAGAGCCCCGAAAAAGAAACACCTAATGAaggaaaagaaaataatgtataCTTAGGGgctatacataatataagtGAGTATTTAGAACTTATAGATAAtgctaaaaaaatggaCACCGAATTAATATCACTAAATAAAAGTATCgatttatcatataaattatattattctatGCGACCAAAGGTATCAAAATATGCAAgtacaaaatttataaaaaaaataaaaaaaatcggaggaatatataaactatGTCTGCTTAAACATCCAAATCCTATTTATGATATGCCAGAAAATGAGgaagcaaaaaaaagtgaaacagaaaataaaaatgatgatgtTATGAATGAAATTgataatgtttttaaaaatttaacaaactttttaaaaaataacccCAATTCAACCAATGTAAAGGTGGATGATCCAGATCATCCTACATTAGAAGAAACTCAAAAAAATTCTGACACTCCTCAAGATGAATTCCAACCCACCAACATAAACACAAACCTTGACAACGAACTAAATGACGACCCCAATTTAGAACCATACAACAATATGGATAGTTATCAACATTTTCCAGAAAATTATGTAGAATCCTTTTTACATGGATTTCAATACAGTAGCAATaccaaattaaaaaatatatcagaAGAAATTAAAGATAAACttgataaattaaaagaaaaaattaaaaaaaataaaaacacaaaaaataattccatATCCAATGATATTAATGGACTACTAGACACAATAACACTCGGACTTAACAATGAAGAAATTCAAAATTGGGACGATGATGAATtagaatataataacaacATTGATCAagcaaatattttaaatgaaaaaaaaaataaaaaaaaattaagtaaaagagctaaaaataaattaaaaaaagaaaataatataacatcACCTGatgatatacaaaaaaaaaaagatatatcaTTAGatgaaattttaaaaaaaataaacgataaaaaaatgaaaagagattctaataataaaatattagaaTTAAATACACCTGGTTTTGATTTACTTCCAGATGAAGAAgatgaattaaataaacaacgttttattaaaaaaaatgtttgggataaaaagaaaaacaaatttgtaTTAACAGAAGTTGATACATTCCAAacagataaaaaaaataataaaaaaatcgatGGAAAAAATTCATCTGATCAAAATACTAgtatatatcaaaaatgggtaaaaagaacaaaaaatagaattaaaaatgttggAGAATTAGAAGATAATTAtgataagaaaaataaaattaaagaaatatatatagaaaatcaaaaaaattatgagcAAGACATGAAAGAAACCAATCTTAATGTACTAAAAGAAACCCATCCTGAAATAACGGAAGCATtatctaaaaatataaaactaacaaaaaaacagcaaagaatatataaaaaatatattactggaaaatataacaacCAAGATactaatgaattaaaaactttaaatcaaatacagcaagataaaaaaaaagaactaAAAAGAAAACTCAAAACAGATCGAGGCTTTAGGGCAAAATATGCACatttgatgaaaaaaaaacatcaaCGAAAACTCGaggaaatgaaaaatcTAAAAAGTGCTCGATCCAAGTCCCTAGCCATTATTCGAAGGAAAATCGGAAAGAGGTGA
- a CDS encoding receptor for activated c kinase, putative translates to MDNIKEAQIILKGVLEGGHSDWVTSVSTPTDAKLKTVVSASRDKKLIVWNINPDGESGEIGTAKKSLTGHSQAISDVSISSDGLFALSGSWDNSIRLWDLSLGETIRSFIGHTSDVFSVSFSPDNRQIVSASRDKTIKLWNTLAQCKYTITEQQHTDWITCVRFSPSPKQAIIVSCGWDKLVKVWNLKNCDLNKNLEAHTGVLNTVTISPDGSLCASGGKDGVAKLWDVNEGKHLYSLETGCTINSLCFSPCDYWLCAATDRFIRIWNLESKLIIAEIYPVKQYKVGLPWCTSITWSANGQFLFCGSTDGNVYVYEIKKQSI, encoded by the exons ATGGATAACATAAAAGAAgcacaaataatattaaaaggtGTTTTAGAAGGAGGACATAGTGATTGGGTTACCTCTGTTTCGACACCCACAGACGCCAAATTAAAAACTGTTGTTAGCGCTTCAAGAG acaaaaaattaatcgTATGGAATATAAACCCAGATGGCGAGTCAGGAGAAATTGGAACAGCCAAAAAGTCTTTAACAGGACACTCACAAGCAATTAGTGATGTATCCATATCATCAGACGGTTTATTTGCTTTGTCTGGTTCATGGGATAATTCAATTCGTTTGTGGGATTTATCATTAGGAGAAACAATTAGATCATTTATTGGACATACATCTGATGTTTTTAGTGTATCATTTAGTCCTGATAATAGACAAATTGTATCAGCTAGCCGTGataaaacaattaaatTATGGAACACTTTAGCACaatgtaaatatacaataacAGAACAACAACACACTGATTGGATCACATGTGTTAGATTTTCTCCATCACCAAAACAAGCCATTATTGTATCATGTGGATGGGATAAATTAGTTAAAGTAtggaatttaaaaaattgtgatttaaataaaaacttaGAAGCTCATACTGGTGTATTAAATACTGTTACTATATCCCCCGATGGATCATTATGTGCATCAGGTGGTAAAGACGGTGTAGCTAAATTATGGGATGTAAATGAAGGTaaacatttatattcattagaAACAGGTTGTACTATAAACTCTCTTTGCTTCTCTCCTTGTGACTATTGGTTATGTGCAGCTACTGACAGATTTATAAGAATATGGAATTTAGAAAGCAAATTAATTATTGCTGAAATATATCCAGttaaacaatataaagTTGGATTACCATGGTGTACATCAATTACATGGTCAGCCAATGgacaatttttattctgTGGATCCACTGATGGAAATGTATATGTttatgaaattaaaaagcaatccatttaa
- a CDS encoding SNARE protein, putative, translated as MYIISDGDAEYSNSLYSEEVESKTNSEKQSIYRENEYESSDENLIDGENEIEVFLYVCTASIDDAEILVKSSFFDRELDISADYIIKKILVATKKKNNNCNKKILNWDNRTIYFIICNEKKLAFFLIGLDTKAYFKNYVFEFLKKLEICVKSDLFYNQNYNINNINPSKLYTMESYMRKTLRNLNKCCKDEKILAVKQKLNKINSVMNNHIDKLYESGGNIKALQYKTEDMSKNTLNFAQNSKKLKRFMFFKYWKTYAFLACFVLVGFKIYRSL; from the coding sequence ATGTACATAATTTCAGATGGTGATGCAGAATATTCTAATAGTTTATACAGCGAAGAAGTAGAAAGTAAAACAAATAGTGAAAAACAATCAATTTATCGtgaaaatgaatatgaaaGCAGtgatgaaaatttaatagATGGTGAAAATGAAATCGAAGTATTTCTATATGTTTGTACAGCATCAATAGATGATGCTGAAATATTAGTAAAAAGCAGTTTTTTTGATAGAGAATTAGATATATCAGctgattatataataaaaaaaattttagttgctacaaaaaaaaaaaataataattgtaataaaaaaatacttaaTTGGGATAACCgaactatatattttataatttgtaatgaaaaaaaattagctttttttttaattggaTTAGATACAAaagcatattttaaaaattatgtttttgaatttttaaaaaaattagaaataTGTGTAAAATCAGATCTATTTtataatcaaaattataatataaataatatcaaCCCATCCAAGTTATATACTATGGAGTCTTATATGAGGAAGACACTTAGAAATTTAAACAAGTGCTGtaaagatgaaaaaatattagctgttaaacaaaaattaaataaaataaattctgTCATGAATAATCATATAGACAAATTATACGAATCCGGAGGAAACATCAAAGCATTACAATATAAAACTGAAGATATGTCAAAAAATACTTTAAATTTTGCTCAAAATagcaaaaaattaaaaagatttatgttttttaaatattggAAAACATATGCATTTTTGGCTTGCTTTGTTCTTGTTGGATTTAAGATATATCGCTCTCTTTGA